GGTCTGGAAAAACGTGGGGGGAAGAAGTATATGATCGGAAATATCATCTGATCAAGCCGAGGCGGGGAGATATTATCTTGGTTAGAACGGGAAAGCAAAAAGGAAGAGCGATTGGCATTGTGCAAAAAAATGATTATGCCGAGTCAGGGTTAAACGAAAATAGCAGAATTCATGTCTTGTGGATAAACAAATCAACATATGATTTATCCGGGCATACAGATGAGAGGAAATTTCGAGAGGCTAAACCAGGCAGGAAGACATATTTGGCTTTTGAGAAAACGGATGGCTACAAACCTTCTTTTCACTTGATTAATAGTTTGACAGGAAATTCGATTAAGAACGGACCTGATATAAATGAGCCACCAAAACCAGATACCCCAGATACCCCAGATACCATGAAACATTCATATTCTTTGAATCAAATCCTCTATGGTCCTCCGGGTACGGGTAAAACCTGGAACACTGTCAATTATGCTGTGGCGATTATAGAGGACAAGTCTTTGGATACAATTAAAGACGATAAAGACGCAAGACAGCGATTTGATGAATTAAAAAAGAACGGCCAGATTGCAATGGTGACATTTCATCAGAACTTCACTTATGAGGATTTCATTGAAGGCATCAGGCCCGTTTTGAAGGAGAATGAAAGTCGAGATAGTCAGGATATTCAATATGAACTGTCCGAGGGTGTTTTCAGGAAAATTGCAGATCGAGCGAATAAAAACAGGACGGGACAACCAGAAGACCCCAAATATGTCCTGATCATTGACGAGATCAATCGCGGCAATATCGCCAGGATTTTTGGCGAGTTAATCACGCTGATTGAGCCATCCAAACGGATTGGAAGCAAGAAGGATGAAACAACAGTTACTTTGCCTTATTCGCAAGACTCTTTCGGTATGCCGGATAATCTCTACATCATCGGCACGATGAATACCGCTGATCGCTCCATTGCCCTGTTAGATACCGCGTTGCGGCGGCGATTTGATTTTGTTGAGATGATGCCGGATTCAAAGCATGACAGAATCAGTACTGATATTGAGGGTGTGGACTGTCAGGAATTGCTTGCTGCAATGAACAAACGCATCCGTTTCCTGCTTGATCGGGAGCATCAGATTGGGCACACGTATTTCATGGGTGTTGATGATCTGGAATCTCTCGAAGCAACTTTCAAAAACAAAATCATCCCGCTGTTGCAGGAATACTTTTACGATAACTGGGAGAAGATTGATCTGGTATTAAACAAAAATGGGTTTATTCAAAAAATTGATATTCCAGAAGATTTGCGTGGATCGTTGGTAGATGATAACCGTGAAGTCTATGAATTATTGTCCTTCGATAGAGAGGGATGGAAAAAGTCGGAAAGTTACCAAATGATCTACGAAGAAACAGGAGAAGGTGATAACGATGGAACCGAATAGGATACTTGACTATGCCCGTTATCAAAGAACCTATCGTCGTTAAAGAACATCAAGAACTGAAGAATCTTAGCCCGGACGATCAGCAAGACCTGGAGAAGTTTGCCCTTGAAAACCAAACGGACGAGGAGGGCAACTATCGGCCGGTACTGCAACTTAGCAATGGCAAACTAAAGGCCCAAAACTATGTCGGTATTATTGAAACGCACAAAGGGACCGTGCTCGAAATTCTGCCAAAGGTAGATTTTGTCGAAGACGAAGACAAGGAAAAAACTAAAACCAAATGGTATTTTTTTCAAATGCTACGGGATTGGCGCGGGTTCAAATCGTTGGCGCAGTTCAATCTGAGTCACATAAACGCTGTGCGGCGTTTCAATATGCTGGAGGTGTTTGTTCACCTGTTTCTAAACAATCTCGTTTTACTAACACAGCGAGGTCTCGCCCGTCATTATCAATCGGAGGAAGACAACCAGCCTTATCTGCGTGGGCGAATTCTGTTTCCTCAGCATATTCGTGAAAATGTAGCTAACCGTGCGCGGTTTTATGTCGGCTATGACGAATTCAGTGCCAACCGCCCGGCCAATCGCCTGATTCACAGCACCATTCACAAACTGATGGGGTCTGTGCGGCAACCGAGAAATCAACAGTTGCTCCATCAGTTGCGTATCTGCTTTTCCGATATTCCGCAGTCAGCGCACTTTGAAAGTGACTGGATGCAACATCGGGTGGATCGTTCGATTCAGCATTACGATGAGGTGATGCAGTGGGTCGGGCTGTTTCTGTTTAATCACGGGCTGACCACGTTTGCTGGCAAATATGTCAACCAGACATTGTTGTTTCCAATGTGGGAAGTGTTTGAGGATTTCGTTACGGCGAGCTTGCGACGGTATCAGCGACAATTTTCCGTGCGCGAGCAGGGGCGGCAAGAACCGTTGGCCCATATTGATGGCAAAGGTGTTTTTTATATGAAACCGGATATCAGCCTGATGTCTGGCAGCAAGCCAAAATTCATCCTGGATACCAAGTGGAAGCGTATTAACGGAGAGGGAAGTGACCCAAAACACGGCATCAGCCAGGCTGATATGTACCAGTTGTTCGCTTATGGAAAAAAGTATGGCTGCAAGCAGGTCGCGCTTGTCTATCCAAAGACGGAGCAATTTCAGGAAATATTGCGCTACAAGTTTGATGAGGAATTGTCTTTGTCTTGTTTTCCATTTGATGTGACCGAGCCCCAGGGCAGTGTGGAAGAAGTACTGGATCATCTGCAAAATAAACCAACGAAGGTGATACAGTAGGCAGTACATATCTTTCATATTACCGCCCATTCATCGCTCAAAATGTACACTTTGACATCCGAGATTGTTCTACGTCAAACAGGCGATCCTCAAATTCAGATTGTGAACAAGGAGGCAATACAGCATATTGAAGATAAAATAAGAGTATTTGAGGCTGTTCATACAATTTGTCGCGCGATGCTGTGATAATTGGCCTGATATTTGCTTGAGTTCTGATTGTTGCGTTTGTCCAAAATACGACCAACCTTCAGACCAGGCATCTCAAATGGCCGAATTTGATACGATTTCTAAAAACCTCATTCAGAAATACCCCAGTGACTTTGCCGGATTCACCCTCGGGCGCGAGGATGTTGAAGTTCTTGCAGTCATTGACACAGAGCAACTCACTGTTGAAGCACACCAGACCGATAGCCTGATTCGCGTGCGTATGGATGACGAAGAGGTATTGGTTCACAACGAGTTTCAAACCACGGACAGCACCAATCCACCTATGCCGCGCCGCATGGCTGGCTATATTGGACATGCTATTCGACAACACGGTCTGCCGATCTATTCCAACGTGATCTACCTGCGTCCCAATGCAGGGCGGCGCGATACCGGGTACTATGTCCAGGAGCATCTCCACTACGAAATCACGATTCGGTATCGCGTGATCAGACTGATTGAGATAGAAGGCGAGCGTGTCCTCGAATCGGGGCAATCGGGTCTGATCCCATTCACGCCATTGATGAAGCCACCTGAAGGGATGGCCTCGGATGTGTGGTTGCATCAGTGTATTCATACGGCTCGGACGCGCCCCATCGCTCGGTCATCCAGAGCCGATTATCTCGCAGGCATGGTGGCGTTGAGCGAGTTAGTATATGCTTCTGAAACCATTTCTGATATCATATTAAAGGAGGGCATCATGGACATCTTGCGCGAATCATCACTTTTTCAATCCCTTACCCAACAAAGCAGAGAGGAAGCCAGAGAGGAAGGCTTTGAGGAGGGTAGAGAGGAAGGCATTGAACAAGGTATCCAGGAAAGTATCCAGGAAGTGTTGGAGATTCGATTTGGTCTGAACGAGACACACCCCCTATTTGCTCGCATCGCGGCTATTGACAATGTGCAGCACCTCAAGCAGTTGCGCCGCGTAGCGATACAGGTGTCCAATCTTGATGAATTTGGACGCCTCTTAGATTCAACTGCGTGACGTGATTGCCCAACAAATGAATTATATACGCCCCTCATATAATTCTCAAAGGAAGACAATATGAAAGCAAGGATCATTGGAGAGCGACAGTCAGATGTGGTGCCTGCACCTGTGCCGGAGCCGAAGGAGGATTGGGCGGTGGTGAAGGTGCATGCTTCGGCGATGTGTACTGAGTACAAGACGTGGTTGGCGGGTGATCGGCGCGAGGTGATCGGGCACGAGGGTGCTGGCGAGGTGGTGGCGGTGGCGCAGCCGGGGCGGGTGAAGGTGGGGGACCGGGTTACAGTGATGCCGCAGTATCCGTGTGGCAATTGCGCTCTGTGCCGCGCGGGTGATTATGTCTATTGTGAGGATACGTATGATTTTGCCGAGTTCACGGGTACCCGCGATGGCAGCGGTACGTTTGCCCATTATGTGGTCAAGCCCTCGTGGCTTTTGTTGCCGATCCCGGAGCGGGTTACGTACGAGCAGGCGACGATGGCGATTGACGGTATCGGCGCTTCTTTTGGGGGCATGCAGGCCATTGGCGTGGGTGCTTTTGATACGGTGCTGATTACGGGCCTGGGTCCGGTGGGGCTTGGCGGGATTATCAATGCTCGGTTCCGCGGGGCGCGGGTGCTGGCGGTGGAGCCTGCGCCGTGGCGCGCTGCGCTCGGTTTCGAGTTGGGCGCAGAGGTGGTGCTGCATCCTCAGGA
The window above is part of the Gemmatimonadota bacterium genome. Proteins encoded here:
- a CDS encoding zinc-binding dehydrogenase — translated: MKARIIGERQSDVVPAPVPEPKEDWAVVKVHASAMCTEYKTWLAGDRREVIGHEGAGEVVAVAQPGRVKVGDRVTVMPQYPCGNCALCRAGDYVYCEDTYDFAEFTGTRDGSGTFAHYVVKPSWLLLPIPERVTYEQATMAIDGIGASFGGMQAIGVGAFDTVLITGLGPVGLGGIINARFRGARVLAVEPAPWRAALGFELGAEVVLHPQDDPLARIRDLTDGRGVDCAVDCSGSVAGERLCIDAVRRRGRVAFVGECSQELPIKVSPDLIRKGLLVSGNWLYNMQDYEGVMQVIAESPLIDKLISHVMPMSNIQEAFGLLAAGEAAKIVLHPWA
- a CDS encoding AAA domain-containing protein encodes the protein SGKTWGEEVYDRKYHLIKPRRGDIILVRTGKQKGRAIGIVQKNDYAESGLNENSRIHVLWINKSTYDLSGHTDERKFREAKPGRKTYLAFEKTDGYKPSFHLINSLTGNSIKNGPDINEPPKPDTPDTPDTMKHSYSLNQILYGPPGTGKTWNTVNYAVAIIEDKSLDTIKDDKDARQRFDELKKNGQIAMVTFHQNFTYEDFIEGIRPVLKENESRDSQDIQYELSEGVFRKIADRANKNRTGQPEDPKYVLIIDEINRGNIARIFGELITLIEPSKRIGSKKDETTVTLPYSQDSFGMPDNLYIIGTMNTADRSIALLDTALRRRFDFVEMMPDSKHDRISTDIEGVDCQELLAAMNKRIRFLLDREHQIGHTYFMGVDDLESLEATFKNKIIPLLQEYFYDNWEKIDLVLNKNGFIQKIDIPEDLRGSLVDDNREVYELLSFDREGWKKSESYQMIYEETGEGDNDGTE